Genomic segment of Streptomyces roseifaciens:
GACATCTACGGGGTGCTGTACCGGCCGCGGGGGTTCGACCCCGCCCGGCGCTACCCGGTGGTGGACAACCTCTACCCCGGCCCGCAGGTCAACCGGGTCGCCCCGTGCTTCGACCCCGGCGGGATGGGCCTCGACGCGGAACCCCTCGCGGCGCTGGGCTTCGTGGTGGTGGCGCTGGACGGGCGAGGCACCCCGGGGCGGAGCAAGTCCTTCCACGACGCCTCCTACGGCCGCTTGGCCGACGCGGGCTGCCTGGCCGACCATGTCGCGGCGCTGCGGCAGCTGGCCGGGACCCGGCCGTGGATGGACCTGGACCGGGTGGGCGCGTTCGGCCACTCCGGAGGCGGATTCGCCGCAGCGCGGGCGATGCTGGACTTCCCCGAGGTGTACAAGGCCGGAGTCGCCCTCTCGGGCTCGCACGACGCCCGCTGCTTCAACCTGGGCTTCGTGGAGACCTACGACGGCGCGGCCAATCCCGAGGCCTGGGCCCGCTCCTCCAACGTGGACCTCGCGGACCGGTTGGCGGGCAAGCTGCTGCTCGTCCACGGCGAAATGGACGACCAGGTCCACCCCGACCACACGCTGCGGCTGGCCGACCGGCTCATCGCCGCCGACAAGGACTTCGAGCTGCTCATCGTGCCCGGGGCCGAGCACACGTTCATCGACTGCCTGGCCTACGTCCGCAAGCGCTGCTGGGACTTCCTGGTGCGCGAGCTGATGGGCACGCAGCCGCCCGCCCACCGCCCCGCCCCCATCGCCATCGGCCCCGAGCTGCTCGGCGAGCTGTTCGCCTGAGCGCGACACCCATTGAGGCGGGGGCATCGGAGAAAGGAGATGGGCCGGTTGGGCCGGACTGCGTAAGGGTTCGGTCATCCCCGGTCATCGGCCGCCGCCGTGCGTGGCGTGCCCGAGGTCTCCCGCCGGGTGGGCCCAGAATCTCCGTGTTCGTCATCCGGAACCCGGAACCCGGGAGCCCACCATGGTCCTGAAGGTGCTCGCTCGCACACTGGCTCTGGCCGCGCTGCTCGCCGTGCCCGCGGGGGTGTGCACGGCGGCGCCGGCGCCCCCCGCCCCGTGGGTGCCTCCCGCCCCACTCGTGCCTCCTGCCCCACTGATGCCTCTCGCCCCCGCCCGCGCTCCCGCCCCCGCACCGGAAGCGGCCGTGACGCAGCGCTGCGCCCCCGCCGCCGTGCTCAAGGGAAAGGGCACGGGCAAGGGCGGGCAGTCGGCGAAGGCCGGCGTGTGCGTGACGCTCGACAACGCGTTCATGACCGTCACCGCACCCGCCGAGTGCGGCCGGGGCACCTGTGACACGTCAGGGACCTGGCGGATGAGGCGCGGCGGCCGGGAAGTCGCCTCGGGGGAGCTCGCCCGGCGGGCGGGGTATCCGGGGCCGGGGACGTACGAGATCACCACCACGCTACGGGTGCGCTCGGTCCCGGCGGGCGTCGACTTCCGGGCGGAGAGGACCGTCAGGGTCACCTTGTCCTGGCCCCGCCCCAAGGCGACGCACCGCATCGACGTCAGCCCGCGCACGGTCAGGGCGGGCCGCACCACGACCGTGACGTACACGGTCAGCCGCCTGGGGCCCGACGGTGACAGCAACGCCCGCCTGGGCCTGATCGGCGTCGAGAAGACAGGGGTGCAGCTGACCTCCTCCGATCCCCGGTGCAGCAACCCCCTGTCCGGCGCCTACCCCTCCGAGGCCCGCCACCCGTACGTCCTGAACTGCGACTTCGTCGAACTCCAGCCCGGACGGCCGGGCGTGGTCAAGGTACGGGTCCGCATGGGCGAGGCCTGCTCGCCCGTCGTCTCCAAGATGGGCTACTGGCTGCCGAAGGGGCAGGAGACCTACACGGGCAACATGCTCGTGGGGCCGACGGTCGGGTGCGTGAAGGGATGAGCGCGGGCGGCGAGGGTGTTCTGGCCCGGGCGCACGTGGCGACCCGGCTTCCGGCCCGGGACCTGGACCGGGCGCGGCGCTTCTACTCCGAGCAGCTCGGACTGGAGCCCGTCGACGAGCGGCCCGGTGGGCTGCTGTACCGGTGCGGAGGCGTGGACTTCGCCGTGTTCCTGTCGACGGGGGCCTCGTCCGGTGAGTTCACCCAGATGGCCTGGGAGGTAGACGACATCGAGGAAGCCGTGGCGGAACTGAAGCGGCGCGGCGTGGTGTTCGAAGACGTGGAGCTGCCCGGGCCGCCGGGGGCGCCGGCCGCCGGGCGGACGGAGGACGGGATCGTCGACATCGACGGGAACTACCCGAGCAAGGGTGCGCGGGGCGAGCGCGGAGCCTGGTTCCGCGACAGCGAAGGGAACATGCTGGGCATCGGCCAGCCGGTCGTCTGAGGAGGACGGCCCGCCGCCCCGCCGCCGACGGCCCGTCCCCCGCCGACCACGGCCCGCCCCCGCCGTGGCGTGAAACCGTAAGCGGAAGATCTCACCCCGCGCAGCGCCTATGGTTGTCGGATTCGCCGATGTTCGAATCTTGCACAGCTGAAGGGCGGTCGTGCGGTGGTGCTCGCGCGTGTCGAGTTCAAGGTGCTGGGGCCCCTCGCGGCCGTCGCCGACGGCCGCGTTCTCCCGCTCGGAGGGCCGAAGCAGCGGACCCTGCTCGCCATGCTCCTCGTCAACGCCAACACCGCCGTCTCCGCGGACCGGCTGTGCGACGCCGTCTGGGGCGAGGCCCCTCCGGCGTCGGCCCAGGCCAACCTCCGCAGCTACGCCGCCGTCCTGCGCAAGGTGCTCAGCCCCGCCTCCGGCCCGGAGGACGGCCGCGACCGCGGTGGCCCCGCGCCCGGCAGCGGCGAGGACCGGCTGAGCCAGGGCAACGGCGGCTACTGCCTGCGGGTGTTCCCCGGCGAGGTGGACCTGCACCGGTTCGAGGTCCTCGTCGCCCGCGGCCGCGTCGCCCTCGGAGCGGGCGAGCGCCGGGCGGCGGCCGACGCCCTGCAGGAGGCGCTGGACCTGTGGCACGGCAGCCCGTTCGAAGGGGTGGCGCACCACGACGTCCTGCTCGGCGAGGTCGCGCGGCTCGAGGAGTCGAGGCTGGCCGCCTTCGAGGACTACGCCGAAGCCCGCCTCGCACTCGGCGAGCCCCGCGAGGTGGTGGGCCTCCTGCGCGCGGAGACCGCCCGCTACCCGCTGCGCGAGTCGCTGTGGGCCAAGCTGATGACCGCGCAGTACCGCTGTCACCACCCGGGCGACGCGCTGCAGTCCTACGCCCTCGCCCGCTCCGCCCTGCGCGACGAACTCGGCATCGAACCCGGCGACGAACTCCGCAGACTGCATCACGCGGTCCTCACCAGAGACCCGGAACTGGGCGCGCCCCCGCCCCCCGCGGCACCCGCACAGCCCGCCCGCCCCGCGGACCTCTGGCAGCCGACCGTCCAAGTCCCCTCCGACGACTCCGACTTCGTCGGACGGAGCCGGCTGATCGAGCACGTGGCCGGGCTGCTCAGACCCGGGCCCGAACGGCCCCGCACCACGCCCTGCGCCGTGCCCGTCGCGATCCTCACCGGCCTGCCGGGCGTCGGCAAGACCGCCCTGGCCACCCGCCTCGCCCACCACCTGCGCAACGAGTTCCCCGACGGCCGGCTGTTCCTGCACCTCGACGGCACCCGCGGCCCCCAGCGCCCGCCCGGCGTCATCCTCGCGGACCTGCTCCTCAGCCTGGGCGTCGCCGGGTCCTCCATCCCCGAGGCCACGGAGGACCGGGCGGCGCTCTACCGCTCGCTGCTGGCCGACCGCAAGGTGCTCGTGCTGCTCGACGACGCGCGCGACGAGGCCCAGATCCGCCTGCTGCTCCCCGGCACCCCGGGCAGCGCGGCCCTGGTCACCAGCCGGGCACGGCTGGCCGGGCTGACGGACGCGCGCCTGATCGACGTCGACCCCTTCGACGACGAGGAGTCGCAGGACCTGCTGCGGCGCATCGTCGGCCCGCAGCGGCTCGCGGCGGAGCCGGAGGCCACCGGGCGGATCCTCGCCGCCTGCGCCGGCCTGCCCCTGGCGCTGCGCGTCGCGGCGGCGCGGCTCGCCAGCCGCCCGGACTGGCAGGTCCGCAGGCTCGCCGACCGCCTCGCCGACGAGCGCGGCGTACTGGCCGAGCTCACCGTCGGGGACCTCGCCGTCCGCACCTGCGTCGCCGCCAGCTACCACGGCCTGGCACCCGACGCAGCCCGCGCCTTCCGCGCCGTCGGGCTGCTCCCTTCACCCGAGTTCCCCGGCTGGGCGCTCTCCGCCCTGCTCGACGCCGACGGCTCCGCGGCAACCGGCTCTGCGGGCGGCTCCGAAGGCGGCTCCGCGGCGGGCTCCTGCTCCTCCGCCGTCGTGGCGGCCGACCGCGCCACCGACGCGCTCATCGATGCCAACCTCGTACAGATCGAGTCGGTCGGCGCGCACGGGCAGCCGCGCTACCGCATGCACGACCTCCTGCACGCCTACGCGGCCGAGCGCGCCGGCGCCGACGAGCCCCGGTCGTGGCGCCGGGCCGCGGTCGCCCGGGTCCTGGACGGCTGGCTCGCGCGCGTGCGCACGGCAGGGGGCCAGCTCATCCGCAGAGGCACCGGCGGGCACCGGCCCGGCGAGGCGGGCGACCTCGTCGGATGGCTGGAGAGCGAGCGGACGAACCTCGTCACCGCCGTCGGGTTCGCCGCGGGCGCCGGATACGGCCCGCAGACCGCCGGGCTCGCCGCCGCCCTGGAGGACGTGTGCCACCTGCGGAACTGGTGGGACGAGTGGGAGCAGGTCGCCCGGGTCGCACTCGACCGTGCCACGGCGGACGGCGACCCCGTCGCCGCAGCCGTCGCCCAGGGCTCCCTCGCCCGGGCCTGCGCCGTACGGGGCCGGGTCGACGACGCGATGACCCGCTACGCTTCCGCCATCGAACAGCTGGACGCGCTGGGCGAGGAGCACCACGCCGCCCGCCTGCGCATCCACCGCAGCTTCGCGATCGCCGACCGGGGCATGGCCGGACTCGCCCACGACGACGCCGCCTCCGCCGCGGCCGTGATGAACCGGCTGGGCGACAAGCACGGCCAGGTCATGGCCCTGCGCAGCCTGGCCTTCGCGCTCGCCTGCCAGGAGCGCGAAGCCGAAGCCGTCGACGCCCTCGAACCGGCGGTCGCGACCGCCGAGCGCCTCGGGCACCCGCTCGCCCTCGCCGACGTCCTGCAGCTGCTCGCCTGGGCGGAGATCGGCCACGGCCGCGCCGAACGGGCCGCCCGCCACCTGCACCGGGCCCTGGCCGAGTACCGGGCGGTGCGGCACCGCCCCGGCGAGGCGTACGCACTGCTGGCCCTGGGACGGATGCACACCGAGCTCGGCGGCCCCGGCCAGGCCGCTTGGGCGCTCGCCCCGCTCGACGAGGCCGCGGCCGTCTTCGCCGAACTCGGCGAACGCCGCGGCGAGGCGCTCACCGCCCTGTGGCTGGGCAGCACCCACGCCGCACTGGGGGACACCGGGCGGGCCGTGAGCCACCTCACCACCGCACTGAGCGGATTCCGCAGCCTGCGCATGCCGTTCTGGGCCGAACGCGCCCAGCAGGAGCTCGCAGGCCTCACACGGGATGCCTGACCCGCCGAACCCGGTGACCTGCGCCACGCCGTGACGGCGCGCGCCCCTGTCCGGACGCCCTTCAACGCCTCCCTTGTGCGCTTCTCATGCGCTTCTCATGCGCCCGCCCAGCACGGTGGTGAGCAGTCCACGAAGGGAGGCGCGGTGTCCGAACTGGCCGCACCCGATATCGAACTGGCCGCCGTAGAAGTCATCCGGGAGGTCCTGACCCACCAGCGCAGAATGCGGGAGGGCGGATGCACCGGGCGGGTCTGCCTGCGGTGTGTCAGACATCACCTGGACGCGGTGCGCAGTGCCATGGAGGCCGGCCGGCGGATCGAATTCGTCCTTCCGGCCTTCCCCACGAAGTCCCCGAACCCGGCCAAGGTGCTCGGCCCCCTGCCGGACCTGGCCGAGGAACTCGCCCTGCGCTTCCTGAACTCGCTGTGCGAGCGCATCGGCGAGGTCCACCCGCCGGGGGCCGCCATCCTCATCTGCTCCGACGGGCGGGTCTTCAACGACCTGCTCGGTGTGAGCGACGAGAACGTCACCGCCTACGCACGCGCACTCGACGCGATGATCAAGAGGATCGGCGCCACCCACCTCGAACAGTTCAGCCTCGACGACGTCTACCGCGGCGCCGGGCACGAGGACATGCGCAGCATGCTCTCCGCCGGCCACGCGCCGACGCCGGAAGAGCTGCGCGAGGAGGTACGGGCCGGGGGCGCCCCGCTCGCCATGTACCGGGGCATCACCCGCTTCATGCTGGAGGACCTGTCCGGCCCCGGCTACACGGGCACCCGCTCCGCCCTGCAGCGCAAGTGCCGCGACCTCGCGTACCGCGTCATCCAGCGCAGCCGGGCGTGGGGAAACCTGCTGGACCAGCTCTTCCCCACGGCGATCCGCCTGTCCATCCACCCGCAGCCGTGCAGCACGGGAAAGATCGGCATCCTGCTCGCCGACACCCCCGACACGTGGCTGACGCCCTGGCACAGCGTCGCGGTCGCCTCCGGCGGGCGCTTCACGCTCATGAAGCGCGCGGAGGCGGAGGAGGCCGGCGCCGAGCTCGTCCTCGCCGCGGGAATCCCCAGCCACTACGTGCTGGAGCCGGCCGTCGAGCCCGCCGTCCCCCGGTCCGCCGCCGTTCCCGGGCCTCCGCCCGCGCACCGCGACCCCTGGAACCAGGCCTGCGCATAACCGCCCGGCGCACCTCCGGCGTATCCCCCTCATTCCTCTCACCCCCACAGGAGAGCTCCCATGACCGCTGAGCACGTGACAGCCGAGCACGACGCGGACACCCCCCGCACGGCCGCAGCCGACGCGGCCACAGCCGTGGACGACGTCCTCACCGACCTCCGCTACGGCGTCGCGCCGATCGAACCCTTCGGCCTGGCGATACAGGCGCTGGAGCCGGGCCTGCACGTCCGCGACCTGCCCGTCGCACCGCTGCGCTCCCTCGTCCGCGAGCACCACCTCGTACTGCTGCGCGACTTCGACTCCTTCGACGGTCCGGACGAGCTCTCCGCCTACTGCGAGCGCTGGGGCGAGCCCAGCGTGTGGCCCTTCGGCACCGTGCTCGAACTCGTCGAGCAGGAGAAGCCCGAGGACCACATCTTCGACTCCAGCTACATGCCGATGCACTGGGACGGCATGTACCGCGAACAGATCCCGGAGTTCCAGGTCTTCCAGTGCGTGAACGCCCCCGGAGCGGAGAACGGCGGAGAGACGACCTTCTCGCACACCACCGCCGTGCTGGAGCGCACCGACCCGCGGACCGTCGGCCGGTGGTCGCAGGTGACCGGCACCTACCACCGCGCGATGGAGTTCTACAACAGCGTCACCGTCTCGCCGATCGTGACCGCCCACCCCGTCCA
This window contains:
- a CDS encoding L-tyrosine/L-tryptophan isonitrile synthase family protein, with protein sequence MSELAAPDIELAAVEVIREVLTHQRRMREGGCTGRVCLRCVRHHLDAVRSAMEAGRRIEFVLPAFPTKSPNPAKVLGPLPDLAEELALRFLNSLCERIGEVHPPGAAILICSDGRVFNDLLGVSDENVTAYARALDAMIKRIGATHLEQFSLDDVYRGAGHEDMRSMLSAGHAPTPEELREEVRAGGAPLAMYRGITRFMLEDLSGPGYTGTRSALQRKCRDLAYRVIQRSRAWGNLLDQLFPTAIRLSIHPQPCSTGKIGILLADTPDTWLTPWHSVAVASGGRFTLMKRAEAEEAGAELVLAAGIPSHYVLEPAVEPAVPRSAAVPGPPPAHRDPWNQACA
- a CDS encoding VOC family protein; this encodes MSAGGEGVLARAHVATRLPARDLDRARRFYSEQLGLEPVDERPGGLLYRCGGVDFAVFLSTGASSGEFTQMAWEVDDIEEAVAELKRRGVVFEDVELPGPPGAPAAGRTEDGIVDIDGNYPSKGARGERGAWFRDSEGNMLGIGQPVV
- a CDS encoding AfsR/SARP family transcriptional regulator is translated as MVLARVEFKVLGPLAAVADGRVLPLGGPKQRTLLAMLLVNANTAVSADRLCDAVWGEAPPASAQANLRSYAAVLRKVLSPASGPEDGRDRGGPAPGSGEDRLSQGNGGYCLRVFPGEVDLHRFEVLVARGRVALGAGERRAAADALQEALDLWHGSPFEGVAHHDVLLGEVARLEESRLAAFEDYAEARLALGEPREVVGLLRAETARYPLRESLWAKLMTAQYRCHHPGDALQSYALARSALRDELGIEPGDELRRLHHAVLTRDPELGAPPPPAAPAQPARPADLWQPTVQVPSDDSDFVGRSRLIEHVAGLLRPGPERPRTTPCAVPVAILTGLPGVGKTALATRLAHHLRNEFPDGRLFLHLDGTRGPQRPPGVILADLLLSLGVAGSSIPEATEDRAALYRSLLADRKVLVLLDDARDEAQIRLLLPGTPGSAALVTSRARLAGLTDARLIDVDPFDDEESQDLLRRIVGPQRLAAEPEATGRILAACAGLPLALRVAAARLASRPDWQVRRLADRLADERGVLAELTVGDLAVRTCVAASYHGLAPDAARAFRAVGLLPSPEFPGWALSALLDADGSAATGSAGGSEGGSAAGSCSSAVVAADRATDALIDANLVQIESVGAHGQPRYRMHDLLHAYAAERAGADEPRSWRRAAVARVLDGWLARVRTAGGQLIRRGTGGHRPGEAGDLVGWLESERTNLVTAVGFAAGAGYGPQTAGLAAALEDVCHLRNWWDEWEQVARVALDRATADGDPVAAAVAQGSLARACAVRGRVDDAMTRYASAIEQLDALGEEHHAARLRIHRSFAIADRGMAGLAHDDAASAAAVMNRLGDKHGQVMALRSLAFALACQEREAEAVDALEPAVATAERLGHPLALADVLQLLAWAEIGHGRAERAARHLHRALAEYRAVRHRPGEAYALLALGRMHTELGGPGQAAWALAPLDEAAAVFAELGERRGEALTALWLGSTHAALGDTGRAVSHLTTALSGFRSLRMPFWAERAQQELAGLTRDA
- a CDS encoding TauD/TfdA dioxygenase family protein — encoded protein: MTAEHVTAEHDADTPRTAAADAATAVDDVLTDLRYGVAPIEPFGLAIQALEPGLHVRDLPVAPLRSLVREHHLVLLRDFDSFDGPDELSAYCERWGEPSVWPFGTVLELVEQEKPEDHIFDSSYMPMHWDGMYREQIPEFQVFQCVNAPGAENGGETTFSHTTAVLERTDPRTVGRWSQVTGTYHRAMEFYNSVTVSPIVTAHPVHGAPVIRYNEPTAADDAGFVNHPDLQFTGLPDDGIAEMHRSLRAALYDPAHFYAHSWRTGDMVFADNYTLLHGRNAFTSGAPRHLRRVQVLGTPALDNPGLVR